From Ignavibacteriales bacterium, one genomic window encodes:
- the purU gene encoding formyltetrahydrofolate deformylase, giving the protein MPDIIQPDESSGSAILLLSCEDRTGLISRMSQFVFERGGNIVDLDEHVDGRYFFLRIAWEMNNFSVPASEVQEAFAPLAKEFNASWKISFTARKQRVAIFVSKYDHCLQEILWRQRMGEFDVEIGLIISNHEDLRPLADQYGIPYFVFPITSASRSEQEKKELSLLKEQDIDTIVLARYMQVLSPEFVDLYPNQIINIHHSFLPAFAGRDPYRQAYDRGVKIIGATSHYVTKDLDEGPIIEQDIIRISHKDGVSDLVRKGRDLERMILARALFFHAQHRILVHGQKTIVFA; this is encoded by the coding sequence GTGCCTGACATCATTCAACCCGACGAATCCAGCGGTTCTGCGATCCTGCTCCTCTCCTGCGAAGACCGGACAGGCCTGATATCACGGATGTCCCAATTTGTCTTTGAGCGCGGCGGCAATATTGTGGACCTGGATGAACACGTCGATGGCAGGTATTTCTTTCTGCGCATTGCCTGGGAGATGAACAATTTCTCAGTACCGGCGTCGGAAGTGCAAGAGGCATTCGCTCCGCTGGCAAAGGAGTTCAACGCATCGTGGAAGATCAGTTTCACAGCCCGGAAACAGCGCGTGGCGATCTTCGTGTCGAAGTACGATCATTGCCTCCAGGAGATACTCTGGCGACAGCGCATGGGAGAGTTCGATGTCGAAATAGGTCTTATCATCTCCAATCATGAAGATTTGCGTCCCCTCGCAGACCAGTACGGGATCCCCTATTTCGTTTTTCCGATTACCAGCGCCAGCCGTTCCGAGCAGGAAAAGAAGGAGCTATCGCTGCTCAAAGAACAGGACATCGACACGATCGTTCTGGCGCGGTACATGCAGGTCCTGTCACCGGAATTCGTCGATCTCTATCCGAACCAGATCATTAACATTCATCACTCCTTCCTTCCGGCGTTTGCAGGCCGGGATCCCTACAGACAAGCCTACGATCGCGGTGTTAAGATCATCGGGGCAACGAGCCACTACGTGACGAAGGACCTGGATGAGGGGCCAATCATTGAACAGGATATCATCCGGATTTCTCACAAGGACGGGGTGAGTGATTTGGTCCGAAAAGGGCGGGACCTCGAGCGGATGATACTTGCACGTGCTTTGTTTTTTCACGCGCAGCATCGGATCCTCGTCCACGGCCAGAAGACGATTGTGTTTGCGTAG
- a CDS encoding glycoside hydrolase family 140 protein gives MSKHVQMLPLILLLLLVSPPDHSHAQGDNDRQRMHLKIVISENKRFLQYEDGEPFFWLGDTGWLLFEKLTREEACRYLENREAKGFNVIQCMIVPPLPLVNVFGDSAFTESDIARPKVSEGNIHTDPQQYDFWDHVEFIVDEAAKHGIRLALVPLWGSVAKRPDISVEKVAAYVGYLTKRFGSKPNIFWMNGGDIRGDVRPEIWNMIGNTIRANDRVHLVTFHPFGRTQSSQWFHNEPWLDFNMFQSGHRRYDQVKGDDVRNWKGEDNWRYVLEEYVMQPPKPTLDGEPSYENIPQGLHDTTQPYWTASDCRRYAYWSVFAGSCGHTYGDNAVMQMHKPGDQHRAYGARNYWFEAIDDPGSFQMQHLARLMLSRPFFERVYDSTLVVDQSLRYDFIPATRGRSYLFAYTYSGRVLTITMGKISGKKIRACWYDPRRGTSQKIGIFDNVGTRRFHPPGKRRNGNDWVLILDDASKQYPLL, from the coding sequence ATGTCAAAGCATGTTCAAATGCTACCGTTGATTCTCTTACTGCTCCTGGTGAGTCCTCCTGATCATTCACATGCACAGGGGGACAACGACCGGCAGCGGATGCATCTCAAGATTGTCATCTCAGAAAACAAACGATTCCTGCAATACGAAGATGGTGAGCCGTTTTTCTGGTTGGGGGACACCGGCTGGTTGTTGTTTGAAAAGCTCACCCGTGAAGAAGCCTGCCGATACCTGGAAAACAGGGAGGCAAAAGGATTCAATGTTATCCAGTGCATGATTGTCCCACCGCTTCCACTTGTCAATGTCTTCGGAGATTCGGCTTTCACGGAAAGCGACATCGCGCGTCCAAAAGTATCAGAAGGGAATATTCATACTGATCCACAACAGTACGATTTCTGGGACCATGTCGAGTTCATCGTCGATGAGGCTGCGAAACATGGCATTCGTCTTGCCCTGGTTCCTCTCTGGGGGTCGGTAGCAAAACGGCCGGACATAAGTGTTGAGAAAGTTGCCGCATACGTCGGGTATCTGACGAAGCGCTTCGGATCAAAGCCGAACATCTTCTGGATGAACGGCGGTGATATCCGCGGCGATGTTCGGCCGGAAATCTGGAACATGATCGGAAATACGATTCGAGCCAACGATCGGGTCCACCTTGTGACTTTCCATCCGTTTGGCCGAACACAATCCTCTCAGTGGTTTCACAATGAACCGTGGCTCGATTTCAACATGTTCCAATCAGGGCACCGCCGATACGACCAGGTAAAAGGGGATGACGTAAGAAACTGGAAAGGTGAAGACAACTGGCGCTACGTGCTTGAAGAGTATGTCATGCAGCCACCTAAACCGACTCTGGATGGTGAACCTTCCTACGAAAATATTCCACAAGGATTGCACGACACAACACAACCATATTGGACTGCCAGTGATTGTCGCCGGTATGCCTACTGGTCGGTTTTTGCCGGATCCTGCGGTCACACGTACGGCGACAACGCCGTGATGCAAATGCATAAACCGGGAGATCAGCATCGCGCCTACGGGGCCAGAAATTATTGGTTTGAAGCTATCGATGATCCCGGCTCATTCCAGATGCAACATCTTGCTCGTCTTATGCTGTCCCGCCCTTTTTTTGAACGGGTGTACGATTCGACACTTGTTGTCGATCAGTCACTACGATATGATTTCATCCCGGCAACACGAGGCAGAAGCTACCTCTTTGCCTACACCTACTCCGGGAGGGTGCTCACCATTACAATGGGGAAGATATCAGGGAAGAAGATACGTGCTTGCTGGTACGATCCGCGGAGAGGAACATCTCAGAAGATCGGGATATTTGACAATGTCGGTACGCGTCGATTTCACCCACCCGGAAAACGTCGAAACGGAAATGATTGGGTGTTGATTCTCGACGATGCATCGAAGCAATATCCTTTGTTATGA
- a CDS encoding family 43 glycosylhydrolase produces MKRRSLIIIGLYLLLGHVGFAQSTSFKTYTNPVIPGDHPDCTVTKVGNDFYTTGSSFNPTPVIYHSTDLVHWEAIAQPVSAAWTTYGDTPSGGCWGGQVVYHGGKYWDFFSRSNVMYFVTADDIRGPWTMPTQMSIPAGVPGLGYDNSIFIDDDGSWYLLVKNGQVNNWIVQLGNDGQPGGRIYNLCWINPSPSFPYSWAEGPVMWKFKGNYYYSFARNVAGGQKVFRSATLTNDQASWIVLGDFFNEGDPLKSQALFQNPNHSSAAVMLDDSTSWVIHPLWRNANNNEWYGQGRQGLLNQVTYDANGKPTADYPTNIPKNAPRLPSSGVPWMVPHTDLFNSARLNPEWSFLGYTAAGSYSLNTRSGWLTLSPKRKPNTIIKNDGEHNYSIITRVDFVAQSISDQAGIWVFNGLQTLYARIYSSVDSAGNKIVAFSYKTDYYEKRNPAKAGANTLLLKLVRINHTLTGYWSTDSYNWTQIGNGISVADMDNLQADYNAWTGNRQGLFVQGVNSADFDYYIYRDAYTPILAECPANQDGTNPSGRPNPVRSLDNIHDGDWALYAGVEFGNSEYLRSPDSLTITASCASTGGVVEVWLDSLDSAAKIAECNITNTGSTDFYSTFVTKVLMPVSGTHDVYLKFRGTGSDPLFLLQWISFIPKSGVGTFVTDVRTGQIPGQFVLEQNYPNPFNPTTTISFQLPAPSARQTASGLGVGGAALSRVQLKVYDVLGKEVATLVDEERSAGSHTVNWNAQNIPSGVYVYRMKSGNQIISKAMVLLK; encoded by the coding sequence ATGAAAAGAAGATCTCTCATCATAATAGGTCTCTACCTCCTGCTGGGACATGTTGGATTCGCACAATCCACATCTTTCAAGACCTATACGAATCCCGTCATTCCAGGCGACCACCCGGATTGTACTGTCACCAAAGTCGGAAATGACTTTTATACAACCGGCTCATCGTTCAATCCGACGCCGGTCATCTATCACTCCACCGACCTGGTGCACTGGGAAGCTATCGCCCAGCCGGTGAGCGCCGCGTGGACGACTTACGGTGACACCCCGTCGGGCGGATGCTGGGGAGGACAGGTGGTTTACCATGGAGGGAAGTATTGGGATTTCTTCTCGCGCTCCAATGTCATGTATTTCGTGACCGCAGACGATATCCGTGGGCCATGGACCATGCCGACGCAAATGAGCATCCCAGCCGGGGTACCCGGACTGGGATATGACAACTCGATCTTCATTGACGACGACGGAAGCTGGTATCTTCTGGTCAAGAACGGACAAGTCAACAACTGGATCGTGCAGTTGGGAAACGACGGCCAGCCGGGCGGCAGGATCTACAACCTGTGCTGGATCAACCCGTCCCCATCCTTTCCGTACAGCTGGGCGGAAGGGCCTGTGATGTGGAAATTCAAAGGGAACTATTATTACAGTTTCGCACGCAACGTTGCGGGGGGACAGAAGGTCTTCAGGAGCGCGACACTGACAAACGACCAGGCATCGTGGATCGTTCTTGGCGATTTCTTTAACGAAGGCGATCCCTTGAAGTCGCAGGCATTGTTTCAGAATCCGAACCACAGCTCTGCGGCTGTGATGCTCGATGACAGCACGAGCTGGGTAATTCACCCCCTCTGGCGCAACGCGAACAACAATGAATGGTATGGCCAGGGCAGGCAAGGATTGCTGAACCAGGTAACCTATGACGCGAATGGAAAGCCGACGGCCGATTATCCGACGAACATCCCTAAGAATGCGCCACGGCTGCCGAGCAGCGGGGTTCCGTGGATGGTGCCCCACACAGATCTCTTCAATTCTGCCAGGCTGAATCCCGAATGGTCCTTTCTGGGGTATACCGCAGCGGGTTCCTATTCTCTCAACACCCGGAGCGGATGGTTGACGCTCTCGCCAAAACGAAAACCGAACACGATCATCAAGAACGACGGCGAGCACAACTACTCGATCATCACCAGGGTGGACTTTGTCGCTCAATCGATCAGTGATCAGGCAGGGATCTGGGTGTTCAACGGATTGCAGACGCTTTATGCCAGGATATACAGCTCCGTCGACAGCGCCGGAAACAAGATTGTTGCGTTCAGCTACAAAACAGACTACTATGAAAAAAGAAATCCCGCGAAAGCCGGAGCGAATACCCTCCTGCTCAAGCTGGTTCGCATCAACCATACTCTGACGGGTTATTGGAGCACGGACTCCTACAATTGGACTCAGATTGGAAACGGGATCAGCGTTGCCGACATGGACAATCTCCAGGCAGACTATAATGCGTGGACAGGCAACCGCCAGGGCCTGTTTGTACAAGGGGTCAATTCAGCCGATTTTGATTACTACATCTACCGCGACGCGTATACACCGATATTGGCGGAGTGTCCTGCGAACCAGGATGGCACAAATCCGTCTGGAAGACCAAATCCTGTGCGGTCGCTGGACAACATTCATGACGGCGACTGGGCACTCTACGCGGGCGTCGAGTTCGGGAATAGTGAATACCTGAGATCGCCCGATTCTCTCACCATCACCGCTTCCTGTGCCTCAACCGGGGGGGTGGTTGAGGTGTGGCTCGACTCGCTCGATTCCGCCGCCAAGATTGCCGAGTGCAATATCACGAACACCGGGAGCACGGATTTCTACAGCACATTTGTCACAAAGGTTCTGATGCCTGTCTCGGGCACCCACGATGTCTATTTGAAGTTCAGGGGAACAGGATCGGATCCCCTCTTTCTGCTGCAATGGATCAGCTTCATTCCAAAATCCGGTGTTGGCACTTTTGTCACCGATGTGCGAACCGGACAGATTCCCGGGCAGTTCGTTCTGGAACAGAACTACCCTAATCCTTTCAATCCAACAACAACGATCAGCTTCCAGCTGCCTGCCCCGAGCGCCCGCCAGACCGCAAGCGGGCTGGGAGTCGGGGGGGCAGCGCTCAGCCGCGTACAATTGAAGGTCTATGATGTGCTCGGCAAGGAGGTTGCGACGCTCGTTGACGAAGAACGGTCTGCCGGTTCGCACACCGTCAATTGGAATGCACAGAATATTCCCTCAGGCGTTTACGTGTATCGCATGAAATCAGGCAATCAAATCATCAGCAAAGCAATGGTCTTGTTGAAATAA
- a CDS encoding exo-alpha-sialidase: MHAKRFIPLIFLVVRLYSQETDVLFKVNPLFDGTQPKTMGLSFTKGLETVTIFAPGEQDKKYNNGVVLFPFNGMLYAQWQSSAVGEDAEDTQVYYSRSSNGRDWSRPIALTEKGQNGIKTSGGWWSDGKVLVAYLNVWPHKNEGAKEGYIEFVTSIDGIHWERPQPVRNTNGQPVLGIIEQDVHALPGGRLITAFHMQPGLKATPYFTDDPLGGSGWKAGEMKNMPATNPHMSREIEPSWFRRKDGAIVMIFRDQGNSFKKLASLSRDNGNTWSTPTIVNTPDSRSKQSAGNLPDGTAFMVNNPSGNQDRIPLAITLSRDGFVFDRAYLIRSGGEDLQPLRYRGKYKRAGYSYPKSVVWGGYLYVSYSTNKEDVEVTRIPITSLLYE, encoded by the coding sequence ATGCACGCCAAGAGATTCATCCCTCTGATCTTTCTCGTCGTACGATTGTACAGCCAGGAGACTGACGTTCTTTTCAAGGTGAACCCTCTCTTCGACGGCACACAGCCGAAAACGATGGGACTCTCGTTTACCAAAGGGTTGGAGACTGTTACCATCTTTGCCCCAGGAGAACAGGACAAGAAGTACAACAACGGTGTGGTGCTGTTCCCGTTCAACGGGATGCTCTATGCACAATGGCAGAGCTCTGCGGTCGGCGAGGACGCAGAAGACACGCAGGTCTACTACAGCAGGAGCAGCAATGGGAGGGATTGGTCCAGGCCAATTGCTTTGACTGAAAAGGGGCAGAATGGTATTAAGACCAGCGGCGGATGGTGGAGTGATGGCAAGGTGCTTGTCGCTTACCTCAATGTCTGGCCGCACAAGAACGAGGGCGCAAAAGAAGGATACATAGAATTTGTCACATCAATTGATGGTATCCATTGGGAGCGGCCGCAGCCCGTACGAAACACGAATGGACAACCCGTTCTTGGGATTATTGAGCAAGACGTTCATGCACTTCCCGGCGGCAGACTCATTACCGCATTCCACATGCAGCCCGGCCTGAAAGCCACTCCGTATTTTACGGACGATCCGTTGGGTGGGTCCGGTTGGAAGGCCGGGGAGATGAAGAACATGCCAGCTACCAATCCTCATATGAGCAGGGAAATCGAACCAAGTTGGTTTCGTAGAAAAGATGGCGCCATTGTCATGATCTTTCGTGATCAGGGCAATTCCTTCAAGAAGCTTGCTTCTCTGAGCCGGGACAATGGTAATACCTGGAGCACCCCAACGATTGTCAATACTCCTGATTCCAGGTCCAAGCAGAGCGCAGGTAACTTACCAGACGGAACAGCGTTCATGGTCAACAATCCATCCGGAAACCAGGATCGGATTCCGCTTGCGATAACCTTGAGTAGAGATGGATTTGTGTTTGATAGAGCGTACTTGATACGAAGTGGAGGAGAAGATCTTCAACCCCTGCGGTATCGAGGAAAATACAAAAGGGCGGGCTATAGCTATCCCAAAAGTGTCGTCTGGGGCGGTTATCTCTATGTCTCCTATTCAACCAACAAAGAGGATGTTGAGGTAACCAGAATCCCGATTACCAGTTTGCTCTATGAGTAG
- a CDS encoding right-handed parallel beta-helix repeat-containing protein, translating into MKTHVQICLPLFLLSLCLCTAIATAQPSGGPYGPIPQTYQLPAISGKIYYVASDGKADQSGESLARSTSLGAAIERVQTGDAIVMRGGTYRTGDLLLNQGITIQPYADEQPVLKGTLVATEWKNLGNGLWKTPWTRLFPAKPDTWWSRDRFGKDTPLHIFNNDMVFIDGRFLKAVGREGEVDENSYYIDYEAGQAYVGTDPSNRLVEITAFSFGLKRIMGECHGKQSDHKGPVIRGITFTQYAYCALEVEAKEPEGVSPEAEHGKDVVGTTLEHCTITFCSRVAAYLRGDRLTLRHCKVSDTSTEGIYIIGSSDVLLEKNIFSRNNIERITGYYPAAVKIFNQSYRVTCQDNLVIDLPYSNGIWYDVGNVDGRFLNNWIEGVGNANRTMDEKKPWPSDNGFFFEISKGAICAGNVFVNCDQGIFVLNSSNVQIYQNTMVNSTVCIARNERTAANDRMFGWHSSTGPDVDKRDGNIFVNNLLTGDMKYRRPLMFVWQPAALCQQLPSPLLKQFDYNVLVRGAENTSSPLILWSPAPGEQCQAGFGSIDDLRKLCPQFAANSLAFAGYAGPLFKSAILGDYQLLPTAPGAKTGMQLPAEIKKILGLEKRTGQHVGAYPQQP; encoded by the coding sequence ATGAAAACACATGTGCAGATATGTCTTCCCTTGTTTCTCCTCTCTCTGTGCCTATGCACCGCAATAGCGACAGCACAGCCGTCCGGCGGGCCCTACGGTCCGATTCCGCAGACATATCAGTTGCCCGCCATCTCAGGAAAAATCTATTACGTCGCCTCCGATGGGAAAGCAGATCAATCGGGCGAGTCGCTTGCCAGGTCTACATCGTTGGGAGCAGCCATCGAACGGGTACAGACAGGTGACGCGATTGTGATGCGCGGCGGGACGTATCGCACCGGAGACTTGCTGCTGAACCAGGGGATTACGATTCAGCCATATGCTGACGAACAGCCAGTTTTGAAAGGCACTCTGGTTGCGACAGAGTGGAAGAATCTTGGAAATGGACTGTGGAAAACCCCCTGGACCCGTTTGTTTCCTGCCAAACCTGATACATGGTGGTCACGGGACAGGTTTGGGAAGGACACCCCACTGCACATTTTCAACAACGATATGGTGTTTATTGACGGAAGGTTCCTGAAAGCCGTGGGGCGCGAAGGAGAAGTCGATGAAAACTCATACTACATCGACTACGAAGCCGGACAGGCGTATGTCGGAACAGACCCCTCCAATCGCCTGGTGGAGATCACGGCATTCAGTTTCGGGCTCAAGAGAATCATGGGTGAGTGCCACGGCAAGCAATCAGACCACAAAGGGCCTGTCATTCGGGGTATCACCTTCACTCAGTACGCATACTGTGCATTGGAGGTCGAAGCAAAAGAGCCGGAAGGAGTTTCGCCCGAAGCAGAACATGGAAAAGATGTCGTAGGTACGACGCTTGAGCATTGCACGATCACGTTTTGCTCACGCGTCGCAGCATACCTGCGTGGAGATCGATTGACACTCCGGCACTGTAAGGTAAGCGACACCAGCACAGAAGGCATCTATATCATCGGGTCATCCGACGTTCTGCTGGAGAAGAACATCTTCAGCCGCAATAACATCGAGAGGATTACGGGATACTATCCTGCAGCAGTGAAGATCTTCAATCAGAGCTACCGCGTGACGTGTCAGGACAACCTTGTCATCGACCTGCCGTACTCAAATGGTATCTGGTATGATGTCGGAAATGTGGACGGCCGGTTCCTGAACAACTGGATCGAAGGGGTTGGCAACGCGAACAGGACGATGGATGAGAAAAAGCCGTGGCCCAGCGACAACGGGTTCTTTTTTGAAATATCGAAAGGCGCGATCTGCGCCGGGAATGTCTTCGTAAACTGCGACCAGGGAATCTTTGTTTTGAACAGCTCAAACGTGCAGATCTACCAGAACACGATGGTCAATAGCACGGTGTGCATTGCGCGAAACGAGAGGACGGCCGCAAACGATCGGATGTTTGGCTGGCACTCCAGCACGGGTCCAGACGTGGACAAACGGGACGGAAACATCTTTGTGAACAACCTGCTGACCGGGGATATGAAGTACCGGAGGCCTCTCATGTTCGTGTGGCAGCCGGCTGCCCTTTGCCAGCAACTTCCCTCGCCGTTGCTGAAGCAGTTCGATTACAACGTACTCGTTCGTGGTGCCGAGAATACATCTTCTCCGCTTATCCTATGGAGTCCCGCACCTGGCGAACAGTGTCAGGCAGGCTTTGGATCAATTGATGATCTGCGCAAACTCTGCCCGCAGTTTGCAGCTAACAGCCTGGCTTTTGCAGGATATGCTGGTCCACTGTTCAAGAGCGCGATCCTGGGGGACTATCAACTCTTGCCGACAGCCCCCGGTGCGAAGACGGGCATGCAGCTTCCGGCCGAGATCAAGAAGATCCTCGGGCTGGAGAAAAGGACCGGTCAGCATGTAGGAGCGTATCCTCAGCAACCGTGA
- a CDS encoding endo-1,4-beta-xylanase, which yields MRNRRSAKLSALLLLLTFLPAFRGQAQIQTNVPALKDVYAKDFTIGCLLSYAHVGFPTDPVVPGQSSVVDPNGGYLIKYHMNSMSPGNNMKPVYTVNMTASAAAYSAATTQAAKDSIDVNPIISFNGNIIAQLNWAKRQGFTFRGHTLVWHSQTPGVAFFCTGYNANNARLSKERMTQRLENYIREMIRQLHEGWPGLLSAYDVVNEAINDSGIDRMQDSDWYLTFGDNSYIIKAFEFARKYTKLYNETQIKLYYNDYNTTTAAKADGIVRLLTPIFQAGTLDGIGMQEHDANGSPTAAAFIATYNKFAPICTEMAVTELDVTTGSAAPTAGQLQTQANQYGLLFKCFVERSYKSGRGKIINVSKDGLNDTYTFKTNQSSSLWDGSNQCKPAFYQVANVGLYYNALDSMITAARLVQQGAYTNASWSAFQSTLTAAVTARDQNYTVNQAVDAALNTAKNNLSSAVSGLTTIVSGAGSHESDVPAMFALFQNYPNPFNPTTAISFQLSATSVVKLEVVDALGRVVATIVDGEQSAGSHVVTWSAHNLPSGIYVCRIVAGHFAASRKMLLAK from the coding sequence ATGAGAAACAGACGATCTGCAAAACTATCAGCACTTCTCCTGTTGTTGACTTTCCTGCCCGCGTTCCGGGGTCAGGCCCAAATACAAACCAATGTCCCCGCATTGAAAGATGTCTACGCCAAGGACTTCACCATTGGATGTCTGCTTTCGTATGCCCATGTTGGATTTCCAACCGACCCGGTAGTCCCCGGTCAATCATCCGTCGTCGACCCCAATGGCGGGTACCTTATAAAGTACCACATGAATTCGATGTCGCCGGGGAACAACATGAAGCCGGTGTATACCGTCAACATGACCGCCAGCGCCGCTGCCTATAGCGCCGCCACAACACAAGCCGCGAAGGATTCGATCGACGTCAATCCGATCATCTCGTTTAACGGCAATATCATTGCCCAGCTCAACTGGGCAAAGCGACAGGGATTCACCTTCCGCGGCCATACCCTGGTCTGGCACAGCCAGACGCCGGGCGTGGCATTCTTCTGCACCGGTTACAATGCGAATAATGCCCGTCTGAGCAAGGAAAGGATGACACAACGGCTGGAGAATTACATCAGGGAGATGATCCGCCAGTTGCACGAAGGCTGGCCCGGGCTGTTGTCAGCGTATGATGTGGTGAACGAAGCCATCAATGACAGCGGAATCGACCGGATGCAGGATAGTGATTGGTACTTGACCTTCGGCGACAACAGCTATATCATCAAGGCGTTCGAATTCGCCCGCAAGTACACAAAGCTCTACAACGAAACCCAGATCAAGCTCTACTACAACGATTACAACACGACCACTGCAGCCAAGGCTGACGGTATTGTGCGGCTGCTGACACCGATCTTCCAGGCCGGCACACTTGACGGGATAGGGATGCAGGAGCACGATGCGAACGGATCGCCGACCGCTGCGGCGTTTATTGCGACCTACAACAAGTTTGCGCCGATTTGTACCGAAATGGCTGTGACTGAGCTCGATGTCACAACCGGCAGCGCAGCACCGACTGCGGGTCAACTCCAGACGCAAGCTAATCAGTACGGACTGCTCTTCAAGTGTTTCGTTGAACGAAGCTACAAATCCGGCAGGGGGAAGATTATCAATGTCTCCAAAGACGGTCTGAACGACACGTACACGTTCAAGACGAATCAGTCGTCGTCTCTCTGGGATGGAAGCAATCAGTGCAAACCGGCGTTTTACCAGGTCGCGAACGTAGGTCTGTACTACAATGCGCTGGATTCCATGATCACGGCAGCGCGCCTGGTTCAGCAAGGCGCCTACACAAACGCATCCTGGTCGGCCTTTCAATCAACACTGACCGCGGCAGTCACCGCACGGGACCAGAACTACACCGTGAACCAGGCCGTCGACGCAGCGCTGAACACAGCAAAGAACAACCTGAGCAGTGCCGTCAGCGGGCTGACAACAATTGTGAGCGGCGCTGGATCGCACGAGAGTGACGTTCCTGCAATGTTCGCACTCTTCCAGAACTATCCAAACCCATTCAACCCAACGACAGCGATCAGCTTTCAGCTATCAGCAACCAGCGTTGTAAAACTCGAGGTAGTTGATGCACTTGGCCGGGTGGTGGCAACGATCGTGGATGGCGAACAATCAGCCGGTTCTCACGTAGTCACATGGAGCGCCCACAACCTGCCCTCGGGCATCTATGTCTGCCGGATCGTGGCTGGACATTTCGCCGCCAGCAGGAAGATGCTGTTGGCGAAATAA